CTGCTGCAACGCCTCGCCGATGCCCTTGATCTCTCCCAGCCGCTGCTCGGCGATGACCTTGTCGAGCGGCTCGGGCAGCGCCTCGAGCGTGCGCGCGGCGTTGTGGTAGGCGCGCGTCTTGAACGGGTTCTCGCCCTTCAACTCCAGCAGCGTGCCGATCTCGACGAGAATCTCCGCGATGCGGTCCTTGTCCATGCCGCGATGATGCGAGCGCCGTCCCGAAGTGCAACGCGGAAAGCGCCCCCCCGCGCGCGACACTTGCAACGAACCGGTCGCGGCGGATAGTCCACGCGTGGCTGACGAGCGCTCCATCCACGGCCGCGGCGCGGCGGACAATCCGGCGAACCGGTTTGTCCCGCTGCAATTCGCGCCCGATGCGGATTTCGATCCCACGGAGGACCCGTCCCCCGCAACGCGCTTCTTCCGCGACGCCAGCGCAAGCCTCATCACGTTCAACGACAGCCCGGACATCCCGTTCACCGCCAGCCTCAACCCTTACCGCGGCTGCGAGCACGGCTGCATCTACTGCTACGCGCGACCGACGCACGAGTATCTCGGCTTCTCGGCGGGGCTCGACTTCGAGACCCGCATCATGGTCAAGGACCGCGCGCCCGAGCTGCTCCGTGCCGAGCTCGCGTCGCCCCGGTGGAAACCGCAATGGCTCGCCCTCGGCACCGTCACCGACGGCTACCAGCCCGTCGAGCGAAGGCTCAAGCTCACGCGCCGCTGCCTCGAAGTGCTCGCCGAGTTCCGCAACCCCGTCGGCATCGTCACCAAAAACCACCTCGTCACCCGCGACGCCGACCTGCTCGCGGAACTCGCGCACGCCGATGCCGCCGCGGTTTACGTCAGCGTGACCACGCTTGATGCGGACCTTGCCGCGAAGCTCGAACCTCGCGCCTCGCTCCCGCAACACCGGCTCGCGGCCATCCGCGCGCTGCGCGCCGCCGGCGTGCCCGTCGGCGTGATGGTCGCGCCGGTGATTCCCGCGCTCACCGACCCGGAGATGCCGCGCATCCTCGAAGCCGCCGCCGCCGCCGGCGCGCAGTTCGCGGGCTGCGTCGTGCTGCGTCTCCCGTTCGGCGTTTCGCGGTTGTTCGAAGACTGGCTCGCCCGCCACTTCCCCGACCGCCGCGACAAGGTGCTCGGTCGCATCCGCGACATTCGCGGCGGGCTGTTGAACGACCCGCGCTTTGGCTCGCGCATGAGCGGCGAAGGCATCTTCGCCGATCAAATCAACCGGATGTTCCACGTCGCCCGCCGCCGCGCGGGCATTCACGAAGGCGGCCCGCGCCTCTCGACCGCTTCGTTCCGCGCGCCGCCGGGACCGCAGTTGGAACTGTTTGATCGCGGCTGATCGAGGCTTCGTGTTTCATCGGTGGCATGGGCGCGCGCTGCATCTTCATCACCGGCACCGACACGGGTGTCGGCAAGACCGTGTTCACTTGCCTGCTCGCCCGGCATCTCCGCGCCTCGGGAGTGCGCGTCGCCGCGCTCAAGCCCGTCTGCTCCGGCGGCCGTGGCGATGCCCTCGCCCTGCGCGCTGCGCTCGACGGCGCGCTGACGCTGGACGAAAT
This Verrucomicrobiota bacterium DNA region includes the following protein-coding sequences:
- a CDS encoding PA0069 family radical SAM protein — encoded protein: MADERSIHGRGAADNPANRFVPLQFAPDADFDPTEDPSPATRFFRDASASLITFNDSPDIPFTASLNPYRGCEHGCIYCYARPTHEYLGFSAGLDFETRIMVKDRAPELLRAELASPRWKPQWLALGTVTDGYQPVERRLKLTRRCLEVLAEFRNPVGIVTKNHLVTRDADLLAELAHADAAAVYVSVTTLDADLAAKLEPRASLPQHRLAAIRALRAAGVPVGVMVAPVIPALTDPEMPRILEAAAAAGAQFAGCVVLRLPFGVSRLFEDWLARHFPDRRDKVLGRIRDIRGGLLNDPRFGSRMSGEGIFADQINRMFHVARRRAGIHEGGPRLSTASFRAPPGPQLELFDRG